The Leptospira noumeaensis genome segment TTGCGTTGTAACAGGGAATAAGACGGCGTAAGGACAAACAAAAATACATTCGTTACATCCTGTACATAAAGAAAAAAAATCAGGGGAGGCACCAGGAGGAAGTGATAATGTTTGGAACATTCTGGTTTTCCGTTTCCGGACAATTGTTGGTTTTGATACCAACTTTTCTTTGTCAGACGGTGCCTTTGTTTTTTTAGGTGTTACTTTGGGAGTGGTTTTTTCCTCTTCCCAAACTTCTTTGATGGCTTCGGTAATTTCATCTGCCTTGTTGAAGGTAAATTGAAATACGGATTTGAAACCTTCTCGGAAAAGATCCTTTCGTTTCATCTAATCAGAAACTCTTTCGATCTGTGCTCCCAAGGAACGAAGACGGGTATCAATCGATTCAAAACCTCTATCAATCTGAACAATGTTATGTATTTCGCTTTGTCCTTCTGCACAAAGAGCAGCAATGATCATGGCCATTCCAGCGCGGATGTCGGGACTTGCCACCCTTTGTCCATACAGTCGGTTAGCGCCAATCACAATGGCTCTGTGGGGATCACAGAGGATGATTTGGGCACCCATGGCAATGATGTTGTCCACAAAGAAGAGTCTTGATTCGAATAATTTTTCGTGGATGAGGACTGTCCCTTTGCACTGAGTTGCTGTGACAAGGGCCACAGATGTCATATCTGCCGGAAATCCTGGCCAAGGGGCATCGTCAATTTTCGGTGTGGCACCATGGTAGTCGGGGATGATTTCCATTTTTTGGTCTGAAGGAACAAGGATTCCATTTTCTGTAGGTCTCACTTCAATTCCCAATCTTGAATAGACCATTCGGATCATTCGGATGTCTTCTGGATTGACATCGGTAATGTGGATTTCTCCACCCGTAACAGCCGCAAGGCTGATAAAAGATCCAATTTCTAAATAATCGGAACCAATTCTATGTTTGAGGCCTTCTGGTGGAGAAGAGAGTTTACTCACACCTGTGATGGTTAGGTGGTTTGTTCCCACTCCTTCAATTTTGGCCCCAGCAGCAATTAAAAACTTACAAAGTCCTTGGACATGGGGTTCGGAGGCAGCGTTACGAATCGTTGTTAGGCCCTCTGCGTAAACAGCAGCCATCACCGCATTTTCTGTAGCAGTGACAGAGGCCTCATCCAATAAGATGTCTTTTCCCACCAAACGATCTGCGGTGATCATATATCCATCTGGGAAAACTTCAATTTTGGCACCAAGTGCCTCTAAGGCAAGTAAGTGGGTATCCATACGTCGACGCCCAATTTTGTCTCCACCTGGTTTTGGTAGGAAAACTCGCCCTGTGCGTGCAAGGATGGGACCTGCCAGTGTCACAGCACCACGGAGCTGAGAACAAAGTTCATAAGGAAGATCCGATTTCACTGGATTTTTTTTCTGAAAGAGGTATGATCCTTTTGTGTCGAGGGCAGTGATTTCCACGCCAATATGGCGTAGAACTTCCATCAGTTTGAGGACGTCAGCAATTTCCGGAAGGTTTTCCAGAATGACATCTCCTTCCCAAAGAAGGAGGGCACCAAGAAGGGGAAGTGCTTCGTTTTTATTTCCTTGGGGAACTACAGTCCCGTGGAGAGGATTTTTGCCGATAATTTTGAAGTAGGAGGAGCTCACCTTGCTTCCATTCACCACGATACGGATATGAGGAAAAGTAAATTATGAATTTTATAGCACAAGTCGTTTGGATTTTTCCAAAATTTGATCCGATCTACCTTTTTTACATCTTTCTTATGGGTGTTGCTGCCTTTGTTTACGTGAAGGTGATGAACTATTTACAAAATAAACAATCCAGTGTTGTGAACCATTGGGTTGAGTTCCAGAGATATGCCGCAGCCAGGAAATGCAACCAACTCGAACTCAATATCCTCCACTCGTTTTATGATCATCTAAACGATGATGAACGTGAAATTTATCTTTTGCCTGAAAACAGAAACAAACTGAAAAACGCTCTCTATCGGTATTTTTTAAAATCCAATACCAACACAACGGAAAGAGAAGTGGATCTTTTTGATAAACTCTTTCGATCGGGAGTTGAATTCAAAAAGGAAATTCTTTCTTTGAATGATCTGACTGTTGGTGAAGTTGCCGCTCTTGAAGCGGATGGCCGAGAAGAGTTAACTTATGTCATGCAGAAAACAACGGATGAACTCCTTTTGTCCATCAAAGGACTTTCCAAGGATTTACTGGTTCCCGGCAAAGAAGCAAAACTCTATGTGTTTCGACCCAGTAGCGGCGGTTATTTGCTAGAAGGTAGTATGACACGTACCAACGAAAGTGGTGTGATTTTTCATTTTAATGG includes the following:
- the murA gene encoding UDP-N-acetylglucosamine 1-carboxyvinyltransferase; its protein translation is MSSSYFKIIGKNPLHGTVVPQGNKNEALPLLGALLLWEGDVILENLPEIADVLKLMEVLRHIGVEITALDTKGSYLFQKKNPVKSDLPYELCSQLRGAVTLAGPILARTGRVFLPKPGGDKIGRRRMDTHLLALEALGAKIEVFPDGYMITADRLVGKDILLDEASVTATENAVMAAVYAEGLTTIRNAASEPHVQGLCKFLIAAGAKIEGVGTNHLTITGVSKLSSPPEGLKHRIGSDYLEIGSFISLAAVTGGEIHITDVNPEDIRMIRMVYSRLGIEVRPTENGILVPSDQKMEIIPDYHGATPKIDDAPWPGFPADMTSVALVTATQCKGTVLIHEKLFESRLFFVDNIIAMGAQIILCDPHRAIVIGANRLYGQRVASPDIRAGMAMIIAALCAEGQSEIHNIVQIDRGFESIDTRLRSLGAQIERVSD